From Micromonospora rhizosphaerae, the proteins below share one genomic window:
- a CDS encoding ABC transporter substrate-binding protein: MSVPIRRRRFAAIALASVAVLATATACGDDSSGTAGNDGPITLVVDVFGDQGFGYDELYKQYEADHPNIKIQERGKGLGLGDYNTRLTQQITAGSGAGDVVALEEGTIVQFYAQADKFVNLADYGATDLKGNFLPWKWEQGTTPDGKVLGLGTDVGSMALCYRSDLFKAAGLPTDREQVGALWATWDDFIATGQKFAAADKKHKFVDSATNFYNVVLMQIAGAGTGYTYYDKSNKLVIGDNPDVKTAYDLTTKMIAASLSNNLQSFSNEWNAGFKNGTFATIACPAWMTGVIKGQAGDAAAGKWDIAKAPGSGGNWGGSFLAVPKSSKHAKEAAELVKFLTSAKGQIEAFKKVGNLPSSPQALADSAVADSTNAYFSKAPVGKIFAAGASELKPVYLGPKNNGVRTAVENSLRAVEQGKSAEEQWQAALKNGEAAGK, translated from the coding sequence ATGAGCGTCCCAATCCGGCGCCGCCGGTTCGCGGCCATCGCGCTCGCGTCCGTCGCGGTCCTCGCCACCGCCACCGCCTGCGGCGACGACTCGTCGGGCACCGCTGGCAACGACGGCCCGATCACCCTCGTCGTCGACGTCTTCGGCGACCAGGGCTTCGGCTACGACGAGCTCTACAAGCAGTACGAAGCGGATCACCCGAACATCAAGATCCAGGAGCGGGGCAAGGGTCTCGGCCTCGGTGACTACAACACCCGGCTGACCCAGCAGATCACCGCTGGCTCGGGCGCGGGCGACGTGGTGGCCCTGGAGGAGGGCACCATCGTCCAGTTCTACGCCCAGGCCGACAAGTTCGTGAACCTCGCCGACTACGGGGCCACCGACCTCAAGGGCAACTTCCTGCCCTGGAAGTGGGAGCAGGGCACCACCCCCGACGGCAAGGTGCTCGGCCTCGGCACCGACGTCGGCTCGATGGCGCTGTGCTACCGCAGCGACCTGTTCAAGGCCGCCGGCCTGCCCACCGACCGCGAGCAGGTCGGCGCCCTGTGGGCCACCTGGGACGACTTCATCGCCACCGGCCAGAAGTTCGCCGCCGCCGACAAGAAGCACAAGTTCGTCGACTCGGCGACCAACTTCTACAACGTGGTGCTGATGCAGATCGCGGGGGCCGGCACCGGCTACACCTACTACGACAAGAGCAACAAGCTGGTCATCGGCGACAACCCGGACGTCAAGACGGCGTACGACCTGACCACGAAGATGATCGCGGCGAGCCTGTCCAACAACCTCCAGTCGTTCTCCAACGAGTGGAACGCCGGCTTCAAGAACGGCACCTTCGCCACCATCGCCTGCCCAGCGTGGATGACCGGGGTCATCAAGGGTCAGGCCGGCGACGCGGCGGCCGGCAAGTGGGACATCGCCAAGGCGCCCGGCAGCGGCGGCAACTGGGGCGGCTCCTTCCTGGCCGTGCCCAAGTCGAGCAAGCACGCCAAGGAGGCCGCCGAGCTGGTCAAGTTCCTGACCAGCGCCAAGGGTCAGATCGAGGCGTTCAAGAAGGTCGGCAACCTGCCGTCCTCGCCGCAGGCGCTGGCGGACTCGGCCGTGGCCGATTCGACCAACGCCTACTTCAGCAAGGCCCCGGTCGGCAAGATCTTCGCCGCCGGTGCGAGCGAGCTGAAGCCGGTCTACCTCGGCCCGAAGAACAACGGGGTCCGCACCGCCGTGGAGAACAGCCTCCGCGCGGTGGAGCAGGGCAAGTCCGCCGAGGAGCAGTGGCAGGCGGCGCTGAAGAACGGCGAAGCCGCCGGCAAGTGA
- a CDS encoding plasmid pRiA4b ORF-3 family protein: MPRQIFQLKVALAGVRPPVWRRVLVPGGYTLDRLHRVVQYAMGWRDCHLHSFEIDGLQYGEPDPDGELALRDELDVRLDAVVGKGSRFHYTYDFGDWWEHDLLVEDVCTADPDERYPSCVDGARACPPEDVGGPSGYLVLLAALAEPGHPEHTAMREWAGARFDPDAFDAARASTLLRRLC, encoded by the coding sequence ATGCCGCGTCAGATCTTCCAGCTGAAGGTCGCCCTGGCCGGGGTCCGGCCGCCGGTGTGGCGGCGGGTGCTGGTCCCCGGCGGCTACACCCTCGACCGGCTGCACCGGGTGGTGCAGTACGCGATGGGCTGGCGGGACTGCCACCTGCACTCGTTCGAGATCGACGGGCTCCAGTACGGCGAGCCGGACCCCGACGGCGAGCTGGCCCTCCGCGACGAGCTGGACGTCCGCCTGGACGCGGTGGTCGGCAAGGGCAGCCGGTTCCACTACACCTACGACTTCGGCGACTGGTGGGAGCACGACCTGCTGGTGGAGGACGTCTGCACCGCCGACCCGGACGAGCGCTACCCCTCCTGCGTCGACGGGGCGCGGGCCTGCCCACCGGAGGACGTCGGCGGCCCGTCGGGCTACCTGGTCCTGCTGGCCGCCCTGGCCGAACCGGGCCACCCCGAGCACACGGCGATGCGGGAGTGGGCCGGCGCGCGCTTCGACCCGGACGCCTTCGACGCCGCCCGCGCCTCGACCCTGCTGCGCCGCCTCTGCTGA
- a CDS encoding sigma-70 family RNA polymerase sigma factor: MHAVAAGWQGDMARPEWMFARAQPSRASGSGHGVDGCPGDRQNGPVTPRPVPGRHQAASTEVSHSDQLIRLLYAEHAGPLLMFVMRLTGGDRQRAEDIVQETLLRAWRNAHRLGTQGQGSLRPWLVTVARRIAIDEHRSEQARPTETYDRDLTAFAEADSTDRVLRTMTVADALRTLSQSHREILVATYFRGRTVPEAAAELGLPLGTAKSRVYYALRALRTALQERGVTE, from the coding sequence ATGCATGCGGTGGCGGCCGGCTGGCAGGGCGACATGGCAAGGCCCGAGTGGATGTTCGCCCGGGCCCAGCCGTCGCGCGCGTCGGGGTCGGGCCATGGGGTCGACGGGTGTCCCGGCGATCGCCAGAATGGCCCGGTGACGCCGCGACCGGTGCCCGGACGCCACCAGGCAGCCTCCACTGAGGTCAGTCATTCCGACCAGCTGATCCGGCTGCTCTACGCCGAGCACGCCGGCCCGCTGCTGATGTTCGTGATGCGACTGACCGGCGGCGACCGGCAGCGCGCCGAGGACATCGTCCAGGAGACGCTGCTGCGCGCCTGGCGCAACGCGCACCGGCTGGGCACGCAGGGGCAGGGGTCGCTGCGACCCTGGCTGGTCACCGTCGCCCGGCGGATCGCCATCGACGAGCACCGCAGCGAACAGGCCCGCCCGACCGAGACGTACGACCGGGACCTGACCGCGTTCGCCGAGGCGGACAGCACGGACCGGGTCCTGCGGACGATGACGGTGGCGGACGCGCTGCGTACGCTGAGCCAGTCGCACCGGGAGATCCTGGTGGCGACGTACTTCCGGGGGCGGACGGTGCCGGAGGCGGCCGCGGAGCTGGGCCTTCCGCTCGGCACCGCCAAGTCGCGGGTCTACTACGCGCTGCGCGCGCTGCGCACGGCTCTCCAGGAGCGGGGGGTGACGGAATGA
- a CDS encoding pyrimidine reductase family protein codes for MSGEVPISRVWPAPATAPLTDSELAALYGRADRPHLRVNFVSSIDGAVTVDEYSAGLSGEADKRVFGLLRMLCDGLVVAAGTLRHEGYGSVRLSEPRRAWRREHGLAEYPTLVVVSASLDLDPAQGAFADAPVRPLILTGDAAEPPPGLTEVADVIRCGGDRVDLAAGLAELRRRGLGQLLCEGGPYLFGALTAADVVDELCLTVTPLLAGAGAGRITAGDASPPRRLPLRHVLAAEDGVLMLRYARDAAEPPPAGAAPAA; via the coding sequence ATGAGCGGCGAAGTCCCGATTTCCCGGGTCTGGCCCGCACCGGCGACAGCGCCGCTGACCGATTCGGAGCTGGCCGCGCTCTACGGCCGCGCGGACCGGCCCCACCTGCGGGTGAACTTCGTGTCCAGCATCGACGGTGCGGTCACGGTGGACGAGTACTCCGCCGGGCTGTCCGGCGAAGCGGACAAGCGGGTCTTCGGGCTGCTGCGGATGCTCTGTGACGGGCTGGTGGTGGCCGCCGGCACGCTGCGGCACGAGGGGTACGGGTCGGTCCGGCTCAGCGAGCCGCGCCGGGCCTGGCGCCGCGAGCACGGCCTGGCCGAATACCCCACGCTGGTGGTGGTCTCCGCCTCGCTCGACCTCGACCCGGCCCAGGGCGCCTTCGCCGACGCGCCGGTCCGTCCGCTCATCCTCACCGGGGATGCCGCCGAGCCGCCGCCCGGCCTGACCGAGGTCGCCGACGTGATCCGCTGCGGCGGCGACCGGGTGGACCTCGCCGCCGGCCTCGCCGAGCTGCGCCGACGCGGGCTGGGTCAGCTGCTCTGCGAGGGTGGCCCGTACCTGTTCGGCGCGCTCACCGCGGCCGACGTCGTCGACGAGCTCTGCCTCACCGTCACGCCGCTGCTGGCCGGAGCCGGCGCGGGCCGGATCACGGCCGGGGACGCCAGCCCACCGCGCCGGCTGCCGCTGCGGCACGTGCTCGCCGCCGAGGACGGCGTGCTGATGCTCCGGTACGCCCGGGACGCGGCCGAGCCGCCACCGGCCGGCGCCGCGCCCGCCGCCTGA
- a CDS encoding spermidine synthase: protein MGRRRRADRVIEQVDTGQAELVPDPARAGSWTLLLGGAPQSHVDLADPTHLEFEYVRRLAAAIDLIAPAGAPLRVLHLGGGALTLPRYVTATRPGSSQRVSEVDGALVELVRRVLPWPTDPRLRVRVADARATLTASRDGSYDVVVADVFAGARTPAHLTSVEYVAEVARVLRPDGWYLANIADGPPLRHARAQVATVRSVLPRACVVGDAAVLRGRRYGNLVLVAGRVEPPVPELTRRAAGDWFPGRVLAGDELERFAGGAPVVHDADATASTPPPPGIFSVRR from the coding sequence ATGGGCCGCCGACGCCGCGCCGACCGGGTGATCGAGCAGGTCGACACCGGGCAGGCCGAGCTGGTGCCGGACCCGGCCCGGGCCGGCTCGTGGACGCTGCTCCTCGGCGGCGCCCCGCAGTCGCATGTGGACCTGGCCGACCCGACCCACCTCGAGTTCGAGTACGTCCGGCGGCTCGCCGCCGCGATCGACCTGATCGCCCCGGCCGGTGCGCCGCTGCGCGTGCTGCACCTCGGCGGCGGCGCGCTGACCCTGCCCCGCTACGTCACCGCCACCCGACCGGGGTCGAGCCAGCGGGTGTCCGAGGTGGACGGCGCCCTGGTCGAGCTGGTCCGCCGGGTCCTGCCCTGGCCCACCGACCCCCGGCTGCGGGTCCGGGTGGCCGACGCCCGGGCGACCCTGACCGCCAGCCGGGACGGCAGCTACGACGTGGTGGTGGCGGACGTCTTCGCCGGCGCCCGCACCCCGGCCCACCTGACCTCGGTGGAGTACGTCGCCGAGGTGGCCCGGGTGCTCCGCCCGGACGGCTGGTACCTCGCCAACATCGCCGACGGGCCGCCGCTGCGGCACGCCCGCGCCCAGGTCGCCACGGTCCGGTCGGTGCTGCCGCGGGCCTGCGTGGTCGGCGACGCGGCGGTGCTGCGTGGCCGGCGCTACGGAAACCTGGTGCTGGTGGCGGGGCGGGTCGAGCCGCCGGTGCCGGAGCTGACCCGACGGGCGGCCGGCGACTGGTTCCCCGGGCGGGTGCTGGCCGGCGACGAACTGGAGCGGTTCGCCGGCGGCGCCCCGGTGGTGCACGACGCGGACGCCACCGCCTCCACCCCACCCCCGCCCGGAATTTTCTCCGTGCGCCGTTGA
- a CDS encoding DUF7144 family membrane protein, which translates to MGSPQAAGEVAVHGRRRPLLAGGLLAGSGLVDVITAYANTMGDPFVVVTRQSAYRVDITGWAWLHVAIGAAVMVAGLLVFTGRRATVRFAIAAAVLAIAADLLLFPYAPIRSVLVVGLNGAAIRLLVRRGAAPPGRQP; encoded by the coding sequence ATGGGCTCACCGCAGGCAGCCGGCGAGGTGGCGGTCCACGGCCGACGCCGGCCGTTGCTCGCCGGTGGCCTGTTGGCCGGCTCCGGCCTGGTCGACGTGATCACCGCGTATGCCAACACGATGGGGGATCCGTTCGTGGTGGTGACGCGGCAGAGCGCCTACCGGGTCGACATCACCGGCTGGGCCTGGCTGCACGTGGCGATCGGCGCGGCGGTCATGGTCGCCGGGCTGCTGGTGTTCACCGGCCGGCGGGCCACGGTCCGGTTCGCCATCGCGGCAGCCGTGCTGGCGATCGCCGCCGACCTGCTCCTCTTCCCCTACGCGCCGATCCGGTCGGTGCTGGTGGTGGGGCTCAACGGCGCGGCCATCCGGCTGCTGGTCCGCCGCGGTGCCGCGCCGCCCGGCCGGCAGCCGTAG
- a CDS encoding ATP-binding protein, with product MTDDLLDGPGEGVGRVLGTADATPLTFWTAVAPGSYLQLDDVVVTRRELPDREPVTIAGVVTQVRARHEGAQFDSDVFAIADGTLPAQVQEAAEITTTRVDPEFYVPPTPGAVVHRAEGDARARALHFDRMERRIPMGMGRDGVPVYLNADFLDGTRGAHVSISGISGVATKTSFATFLLYSVFRSGVLGGDAVNAKALIFNVKGEDLLFLDHPNARLDEATRAGYAQLGLAAGAFPDVRVYAPPRVGDSSGTPDVSSRLTGVDSFYWTLSEFCADRLLPYVFADADDERQQYTMVVHSVAAHLARYAQPADGGVSIDGVRLGSYGDLVDHIVEQLNDDETRADWAGSAVGLGTVNAFARRLIGSKKDLGRLIRGDLATRRPHSINTAESAQVTVVDLHNLPDRAQRFVVGVTLKSEFERKEKAGTAKPLLFVVLDELNKYAPREGSSPIKEVLLDIAERGRSLGVILVGAQQTASEVERRIVTNSAIRVVGRLDPAEASRPEYGFLPPAQRQRALLAKPGTMFVNQPDIPVPLCLEFPFPAWATRVSEAGRAPSETLRSITQSADPFAVVGSGPTDDDIPF from the coding sequence ATGACCGACGACCTGCTCGACGGCCCCGGCGAAGGCGTCGGCCGGGTGCTCGGCACCGCCGACGCCACCCCGCTGACCTTCTGGACCGCCGTCGCCCCCGGCAGCTATCTCCAGCTCGACGACGTGGTGGTCACCCGCCGGGAGTTGCCCGACCGGGAGCCGGTGACCATCGCCGGCGTGGTCACCCAGGTCCGCGCCCGGCACGAGGGCGCGCAGTTCGACTCCGACGTCTTCGCCATCGCCGACGGCACCCTCCCCGCGCAGGTGCAGGAGGCCGCCGAGATCACCACCACCCGGGTCGACCCGGAGTTCTACGTCCCGCCCACCCCGGGGGCCGTCGTGCACCGGGCCGAGGGCGACGCCCGGGCCCGCGCGCTGCACTTCGACCGAATGGAACGCCGGATCCCGATGGGCATGGGTCGCGACGGCGTCCCGGTCTACCTCAACGCCGACTTCCTCGACGGCACCCGGGGCGCCCACGTCTCCATCTCCGGCATCTCCGGGGTGGCCACCAAGACCAGCTTCGCCACCTTCCTCCTCTACTCGGTCTTCCGCTCCGGCGTGCTCGGCGGCGACGCGGTCAACGCCAAGGCGCTGATCTTCAACGTCAAGGGCGAGGACCTGCTCTTTCTCGACCACCCCAACGCCCGGCTCGACGAGGCCACCCGGGCCGGTTACGCGCAGCTCGGGCTGGCCGCCGGCGCCTTCCCCGACGTGCGGGTGTATGCCCCGCCCCGGGTCGGCGACTCCTCCGGCACGCCGGACGTGAGCAGTCGGCTCACCGGGGTGGACAGCTTCTACTGGACGCTGAGCGAGTTCTGCGCCGACCGGCTCCTGCCGTACGTCTTCGCCGACGCCGACGACGAGCGCCAGCAGTACACGATGGTGGTGCATTCTGTCGCCGCCCACCTGGCCCGGTACGCCCAGCCCGCCGACGGCGGGGTGAGCATCGACGGCGTCCGGCTCGGGTCGTACGGCGACCTGGTCGACCACATCGTCGAGCAGCTCAACGACGACGAGACCCGGGCCGACTGGGCGGGCAGCGCGGTCGGCCTGGGCACGGTCAACGCGTTCGCCCGGCGGCTGATCGGCAGCAAGAAGGACCTGGGCCGGCTCATCCGCGGCGACCTCGCCACCCGCCGCCCCCACTCGATCAACACCGCCGAGTCCGCCCAGGTCACCGTGGTCGACCTGCACAACCTGCCGGACCGCGCACAGCGGTTCGTGGTCGGCGTGACGCTCAAGAGCGAGTTCGAGCGCAAAGAGAAGGCCGGCACCGCCAAGCCGCTGCTCTTCGTCGTCCTCGACGAGCTCAACAAGTACGCCCCGCGCGAGGGTTCGTCGCCGATCAAGGAGGTGCTGCTGGACATCGCCGAGCGCGGCCGCTCGCTCGGGGTGATCCTGGTCGGCGCGCAGCAGACGGCGAGCGAGGTGGAACGGCGGATCGTCACCAACTCGGCGATCCGGGTGGTCGGCCGGCTCGACCCGGCCGAGGCGTCCCGTCCCGAGTACGGCTTCCTCCCGCCGGCCCAGCGCCAGCGGGCGCTGCTGGCCAAGCCGGGCACCATGTTCGTCAACCAGCCAGACATCCCGGTGCCGCTCTGCCTGGAGTTCCCCTTCCCGGCCTGGGCGACCCGGGTCTCCGAGGCCGGCCGCGCCCCGTCGGAGACGCTGCGCTCGATCACCCAGTCGGCCGACCCGTTCGCGGTGGTCGGCTCCGGGCCCACCGACGACGACATTCCGTTCTGA
- a CDS encoding AAA family ATPase codes for MRPMRLDMAGFTVFREETTVDFTDADFFALVGPTGSGKSTVLDAICFALYGTVPRWGGARGLANALAPSASEARVRLVFESAGDRYVATRVVRRDGRGTVKTANAGLQLMPAGFDVTKLDTGLSPEDLGQVVAGTPAEMEQAVLAAVGLPYEQFTSCVLLPQGQFADFLHAKPATRQQILVNLLGLGVYEEVQKRATERAGQAEAKLEAVDRVLGGLTDVDDAALATAEERVGRMRELAGAVAVAVPELERARATAREATAALAALDAELAVLAGVRAPGRIAELAQAVTAARAAADEAATAVALAEEREEKLRGELAGAGDESALRLLLKAHADRDRLTGEAAAVRVAVTAAQAEHDAAAQALAAARVAAERADAELEAAFRAHEAAKATDQAVALRAHLVDGAPCPVCEQVVTRVPAVPAGSAVARATAAGKAARAATEAAKRVVQERDAAARDLERVLLRARAQHDQFRDRLAELDEQLSGAATPAALRRDLDEHARLRRALEEAAAAVRAGRDAARRARGALDGAEERLRTAWRDFDTTRDGLARFGPPTAERDDVAAAWAALAAWAGEQADRRRAERVGLAASVTEARTAAGAVDERIGGLFTDAGLDVPDDPVRAAAVAVERAEAELRRLVERREQAAGLREQRAGHEREARVARALAGHLRANNFERWLLAEALDLLVDGASRILRELSNGQYDLVHDKGEFFVVDHHDAGLRRGVRTLSGGETFQASLALALALSEQLAGMSTTAASLESIVLDEGFGTLDAATLDTVAATLENLAARGDRMVGVVTHVPALAERIPVRFEVRKDARTARVERTGL; via the coding sequence ATGCGACCGATGCGGCTGGACATGGCCGGCTTCACCGTCTTTCGCGAGGAGACCACGGTCGACTTCACCGACGCGGACTTCTTCGCCCTGGTCGGCCCGACCGGCTCCGGCAAGTCGACGGTGCTCGACGCGATCTGCTTCGCCCTCTACGGCACCGTGCCCCGCTGGGGTGGTGCCCGCGGCCTGGCCAACGCGCTCGCCCCCTCGGCCAGCGAGGCCCGCGTCCGGCTGGTCTTCGAGTCCGCCGGCGACCGGTACGTGGCGACCCGGGTGGTCCGCCGGGACGGCCGCGGCACCGTCAAGACCGCCAATGCCGGGTTGCAGCTCATGCCCGCCGGCTTCGACGTGACCAAGCTCGACACCGGGCTCAGCCCGGAGGATCTCGGCCAGGTGGTCGCCGGCACCCCCGCCGAGATGGAGCAGGCGGTGCTGGCGGCGGTCGGGCTGCCGTACGAGCAGTTCACCAGCTGCGTGCTGCTGCCGCAGGGGCAGTTCGCCGACTTCCTGCACGCCAAGCCCGCCACCCGGCAGCAGATCCTGGTCAACCTGCTCGGCCTCGGCGTTTACGAGGAGGTGCAGAAGCGGGCCACCGAGCGTGCCGGCCAGGCCGAGGCGAAGCTGGAGGCCGTCGACCGGGTGCTGGGCGGGCTCACCGACGTCGACGACGCGGCGCTGGCCACGGCCGAGGAGCGGGTGGGCCGGATGCGCGAGCTGGCCGGGGCGGTCGCGGTGGCCGTACCGGAGCTGGAGCGGGCCCGAGCGACGGCGCGGGAGGCGACGGCGGCGCTGGCCGCCCTCGACGCCGAGCTGGCCGTGCTGGCCGGGGTGCGGGCGCCGGGCCGCATCGCCGAGCTGGCCCAGGCCGTCACCGCCGCCCGGGCCGCCGCCGACGAGGCGGCCACCGCGGTGGCGCTGGCCGAGGAGCGGGAGGAGAAGCTGCGCGGCGAGCTGGCCGGGGCCGGCGACGAGAGCGCGCTGCGCCTGCTGCTGAAGGCGCACGCGGACCGGGACCGGCTGACCGGCGAGGCCGCGGCCGTGCGGGTAGCGGTGACCGCGGCGCAGGCGGAGCACGACGCGGCGGCCCAGGCCCTGGCCGCGGCCCGCGTGGCGGCCGAGCGCGCCGACGCGGAGCTGGAGGCGGCGTTCCGCGCGCACGAGGCGGCGAAGGCCACCGACCAGGCCGTCGCGCTCCGCGCGCACCTGGTCGACGGCGCGCCCTGCCCGGTGTGCGAGCAGGTGGTGACCCGGGTGCCGGCGGTGCCCGCCGGGTCGGCGGTGGCCCGGGCCACCGCCGCCGGGAAGGCGGCCCGCGCCGCCACCGAGGCGGCGAAGCGGGTGGTGCAGGAGCGCGATGCCGCCGCCCGCGACCTGGAGCGGGTGCTGCTGCGGGCCCGCGCCCAGCACGATCAGTTCCGGGACCGGCTGGCCGAGCTGGACGAGCAGCTCTCCGGTGCGGCCACCCCGGCGGCGCTGCGCCGGGATCTCGACGAGCATGCCCGGCTGCGGCGGGCGCTGGAGGAGGCGGCGGCCGCCGTGCGCGCCGGCCGGGACGCCGCCCGACGGGCCCGTGGGGCGCTCGACGGCGCCGAGGAGCGGCTGCGCACGGCGTGGCGGGACTTCGACACCACCCGGGACGGGCTGGCCCGGTTCGGCCCGCCGACCGCGGAACGCGACGACGTGGCCGCCGCGTGGGCCGCCCTGGCCGCGTGGGCTGGTGAGCAGGCCGACCGGCGGCGCGCCGAGCGGGTCGGGCTGGCCGCCTCGGTCACCGAGGCCCGGACGGCCGCCGGGGCGGTCGACGAGCGGATCGGAGGCCTCTTCACCGACGCCGGGCTGGACGTCCCGGACGACCCGGTCCGGGCCGCTGCCGTGGCGGTGGAACGCGCCGAGGCCGAGCTGCGCCGGCTGGTCGAGCGGCGCGAACAGGCCGCCGGGCTGCGCGAGCAGCGGGCCGGCCACGAGCGGGAGGCCCGGGTGGCCCGGGCCCTCGCCGGGCACCTGCGGGCCAACAACTTCGAGCGCTGGCTGCTGGCCGAGGCGCTGGACCTGCTGGTCGACGGCGCGTCGCGGATCCTGCGCGAGCTCTCCAACGGCCAGTACGACCTGGTGCACGACAAGGGGGAGTTCTTCGTCGTCGACCACCACGACGCCGGGCTGCGCCGGGGGGTGCGGACCCTCTCCGGCGGGGAGACCTTCCAGGCCTCGCTGGCGCTGGCGCTGGCCCTCTCCGAGCAGCTGGCTGGGATGTCGACCACCGCGGCGAGCCTGGAGTCGATCGTGCTGGACGAGGGCTTCGGCACGCTGGACGCGGCCACCCTGGACACCGTCGCCGCCACCCTGGAAAATCTCGCGGCCCGTGGCGACCGGATGGTCGGCGTGGTCACCCACGTGCCGGCGCTGGCCGAGCGGATCCCGGTCCGCTTCGAGGTCCGCAAGGACGCCCGCACGGCCCGGGTAGAACGGACCGGCCTGTGA
- a CDS encoding exonuclease SbcCD subunit D → MKILHTSDWHVGKVLKGQSRAEEHKQVLAQVIETARTERPDLVIVAGDLYDTAAPTPEATRLVTRALTALRRTGADVVAIGGNHDNGAALDALRPWAEAAGITLRGSVRDNPADHIIDGVTADGERWQLAALPFLSQRYAVRAVEMYELTAAEANQTYADHLGRVLARLTEGFTEPDRVHLVTAHLTVVGASTGGGERDAHTVLGYAVPATVFPGNAHYVALGHLHRSQRVIGPCPVRYSGSPLAVDFGEQENVGSVTVVEVTATTAAQIREVPVPGAVPLRTVRGTLAQLAEIEAPEGWLRVYVREQPRAGLREEVQELLPRALEIRIDPELVPVPGSGTRTAQRAGRSPHELFADYLSSRGHADEGVQELFDELLEGVDH, encoded by the coding sequence ATGAAGATCCTGCACACCTCCGACTGGCACGTCGGCAAGGTCCTCAAGGGGCAGTCCCGGGCCGAGGAGCACAAGCAGGTGCTGGCCCAGGTGATCGAGACCGCCCGCACCGAGCGCCCTGACCTGGTCATCGTGGCCGGTGACCTCTACGACACCGCGGCGCCCACCCCGGAGGCGACCCGGCTGGTGACCCGGGCGCTGACCGCGCTGCGGCGCACCGGGGCGGACGTGGTCGCCATCGGCGGCAACCACGACAACGGCGCGGCGCTCGACGCGCTGCGCCCCTGGGCCGAGGCGGCCGGGATCACCCTGCGCGGCAGCGTCCGGGACAATCCGGCCGACCACATCATCGACGGGGTCACCGCCGACGGCGAGCGCTGGCAGCTGGCCGCGCTGCCCTTCCTCTCCCAGCGGTACGCCGTCCGCGCCGTGGAGATGTACGAGCTGACCGCGGCCGAGGCCAACCAGACGTACGCCGACCACCTCGGGCGGGTCCTGGCCCGGCTCACCGAGGGCTTCACCGAGCCCGACCGGGTGCACCTGGTCACCGCCCACCTGACCGTGGTCGGCGCGAGCACCGGCGGCGGCGAGCGGGACGCGCACACCGTCCTCGGGTACGCCGTACCGGCCACGGTCTTCCCCGGCAACGCGCACTACGTGGCGCTGGGCCACCTGCACCGCTCCCAGCGGGTGATCGGGCCCTGCCCGGTGCGCTACAGCGGCAGCCCGCTCGCCGTCGACTTCGGCGAGCAGGAGAACGTCGGCTCGGTGACCGTCGTCGAGGTCACCGCGACCACCGCCGCCCAGATCCGGGAGGTGCCGGTGCCGGGGGCGGTCCCGCTGCGCACCGTCCGGGGCACCCTGGCCCAGCTCGCCGAGATCGAGGCGCCGGAGGGCTGGCTGCGGGTGTACGTCCGCGAGCAGCCCCGAGCGGGGCTCCGCGAGGAGGTGCAGGAGCTGCTGCCCCGCGCGCTGGAGATCCGGATCGACCCCGAGCTGGTTCCCGTGCCCGGCAGCGGCACCCGCACCGCCCAGCGCGCCGGCCGCTCCCCCCACGAGCTCTTCGCCGACTACCTGAGCAGCCGGGGGCACGCCGACGAGGGCGTCCAGGAACTCTTCGACGAGCTCCTCGAGGGGGTCGACCACTGA